Part of the Streptomyces antimycoticus genome, CGTAGTAGGCGGCCCATTCGGTACCGGGCACGATGCCCGGCATCCAGATCCGGTGCCCGGCGAGCTCGGCCGGGGTGACCTCGCGGACGGCGGCGAGCTGATGGGACGGTCCGGTGAGGAGCTGGATGGGCTCGTCGTGGACCCGGGTGGCCTCGATGCCGCCGGGGAGCCGCCGCGCGGGCACGGTGACCGCCCGGAACGACGCGTCGATCGTACCGGTGCGCACGGCGGTGATGGCCGCGTCGGCGTCGAAGAGGGTCACCACATCGAGTTCGACCTCGGGGTGCGCGCGGTGGAATCCGCGGAGCAGATCGGCCGGTGCGAGCCGCCGCCCGATCACATCGACGCGCAGCGCGCGGCGGCCGGGGCATACGGAAGCGGCGGCCCGTTCCTCGGCCCGCAGCAGCTCCCGGGCGTGGGGCAGGAACGCCTGCCCGTCGATGGTGAGCCGGGCTCCGCGCGCGGTACGGGTGAAAAGCCGCACACCGAGCTCCTTCTCCAGGGCGGCGATGCGCTTGGAGACGGCCTGCTGGGTAATGGACAGCTCGGCGGCCGCCTCCTGGAACTGGCCCGCGTCCGCGACGGCGACGAAGGTGCGCACGGCCTTGAGGTCCACGTCGGCCACCTTAACCGCACAACTCATGGTTGTGGCATGTCGAGGGCGTTGTTTGAACCGCCCGCCCGGGCTCGCTTGGATATCGCCCGTTCTACGTGAGGTTCTTCGGGCGAGATGGGCGGGAGTGCGCTGCACATGGGGGCGAGGCGGAAGCTGGGGCGGCAGTTCGGATGGCTCTGGGCGGCGTACGCGGTCAGCGCGTTCGGCACCTGGCTCGCGTTCGACGCATTCCCGATGATCGCGATCATGGTGCTCCATGCCGGGGCGGCCCAGGTGTCGCTGCTGGCGGCCGCGGGGCTGGCGGTGGGGGCGGCGGTGGCGGTGCCGCTCGGGCCGTGGATGGAGTTCCGCCGCAAGCGGCCGGTGATGATCACGATGGATGTGGTCCGGTTCGCGGCCCTGATGACCGTTCCCGTCCTGTTTCTGCTCGGCCGGCTCACCTTCGTCCAGCTCGTGGTCGTGTCGGTCGTCGTCTCCGCGGCCGACATCGCCTTCACCGCGGCCAGTGGCGCCGCTCTGAAAGCGCTCGTGCCACGGGAGGACCTGCTGGTGGCGAACGCGCGGTTCGAGTCCACGTCCTGGACCGCCACCATGCTCGGACCGCAGATCGGCGGGGCCGCGATCGGGCTCTTCGGTCCGGTGATGGCCGTGGCGGCCAATGCGGTCAGCTTTCTGCTCTCCGCGGCGGGGATCCGTGCGATCGGCGGCACGGAGCCACTCCCCGAGCGCGCCGGCCCGCCTCCACGGCTGCGGGCCGGTGAGCTGCTGGAGGGCTGGCGGTGCATTCTGACCCACCCGGCACTGCGCCCGCTGTTCTTCAACCAGGTCCTGGTGGGCGGGCTGATCATGGCGACCGCGCCACTGCTCGCCGTCCTCATGCTCGGCAGCCTGGGGTTCGCGCCCTGGCAGTACGCCATGGCCTTCACACTGCCGTGCGTCGGGGGTCTGATCGGCTCCCGGCTGGCTCCCCGCCTGGCGGCACGGTTCGGGCGGCACCGGGTCATGCTGATCTCGGGGGCGCTGCGGGCGTGCTGGCTGCCGGGGTTGGCCTTCGTCCGCCCCGGTACGGCGGGGCTGGTGCTGGTCATGGCGGTCGAGCTGGGGCTGATCTGCTGCATGGGCGTGTTCACCCCGCTGTACGCCACCTATCGGCTCGACCGGACCCCGGCGGACCGGGTCGCCCGCACCCTCTCCGCGTGGTCGGTCTCCAGCAAGGCCACCATCGCGATCCTGACCGCCCTGTGGGGCCTGCTGGCCGCTGTCACCGGCCCCCGGATCGCGATCGCCACAGCCGGAGTACTCAGCCTGGCGACCCCGCTCCTCCTCCCCCGGCACGAGCACGACGCACCCCGCCCCGCCCCGAGCAGGAACCGGCGGCGAGCCACACCTGATTCGGAGTCTGCATGACCATTCTGAACGTACGTCCTGAACGATCGTTCTGAACGGACGTTCAAGACTGGGGTAGGGTGGCCGTCATGGGACATCGGGAACAGTTGATGGCCGGGGCGAAGCGGTGCCTGGAGGAGCGGGGTTTCGCCCGTACGACCTCGCGTGACATCGCCGCCGCCGCCAACGCACCGCTCGGCACGATCAATTACCACTACGGCTCGAAGGAGCGGCTGCTCAACGCGGCGCTCCTGGAATCGCTCGACGAGTGGAGCGAGCAGGTGCGGTCCGGGTCGGCGGAGGCCGCCCCGGCATCCGAAGCCGGAGCGCGAGTGGAGTCGATGTGGGCCCGGATCATCGAGTCCGAGACCACGGACCGGCCGCTGCTGGTGGCCAGCGCGGAAGCGCTCGCCCAAGCCGAACGTTCCGCCGAGGTCCGGCAGCAGCTCGCCGAGGCGTTCGAACGGTCCCGTACGGCGCTTGCGGCCGATCTGCACGGCATCGAGGACGCGGAGGAGGGCGAGGTGGCCCGTGCGGTCGGGTCGGTGCACATGGCCCTGATCGCCGGTCTGACCCAGCAGTGGCTGGTCGATCCCGAGCGCGCCCCCTCGGCGCGGGAGGTGGCCACGGGCCTGCGGAGGATCGCCCAGGCCCTCGAGTCCGACGCCTGATCCGGGGGACGGAGTGACACCGCCTTTCACCCATCTGCATGTGCACACGCAGTACTCGCTCCTGGACGGCGCGGCCCGGCTGAAGGATCTCTTCGCGGCCTGCCAGGAGATGGGCATGTCGCACCTCGCCCTGACCGACCACGGCAATCTGCACGGTGCGTACGACTTCTTCCAGCAGGCCACGGCCGCGGGCGTGACGCCGATCATCGGGATCGAGGCGTATGTCGCCCCGGAGTCGCGGCGCACCAAGCGCAAGATCCAGTGGGGGCAGCCCCATCAGAAGCGCGATGATGTCTCCGGCTCGGGCGGCTACACCCACAAGACGATCTGGGCGGCGGACGCCACCGGGCTGCACCATCTGTTCCGGCTGTCGTCGGACGCGTATGCGCACGGCTGGCTGCAGAAGTGGCCGCGGATGGACAAGGAGGTCATCGCCGAACACGCCGAGGGGCTGATCGCCTCGACCGGCTGTCCGTCCGGTGAGCTGCAGACCCGGCTGCGGCTGGGCCAGTTCGACGAGGCGCTGAAGGCCGCCTCCGAGTACCAGGACATCTTCGGCAAGGACCGGTATTTCCTGGAGCTGATGGACCACGGCATCGAGATCGAGCGCCGGGTCCGGGACGGGCTGCTGGAGATCGGCAGGAAGCTGGGCATCCCGCCGCTGGTGACGAACGACTCGCACTACACCTACGCGGACGAGGCCACCGCCCACGATGCGCTGCTGTGCATCCAGACCGGCAAGAGCCTCTCCGACCTGGACCGCTTCCGCTTCGACGGCACCGGCTACTACCTCAAGTCCGCCGCCGAGATGTACGCCATCGACACCTCGGACGCCTGGCAGGAGGGCTGCCACAACACCCTGCTGGTCGCCGAGCAGATCGACACCACCGGCATGTTCGACAAGCGCGACCTCATGCCCCGGTTCGATGTGCCCGACGGCCACACCGAGGTCACGTGGTTCCGCGAGGAGGTCCGGCGCGGGATGGCCCGGCGCTATCCGGGTGGCGTCCCCGAGGACCGCCAAAAGCTGGCCGCGTACGAGATGGACGTCATCATCCAGATGGGGTTCCCGGGCTACTTCCTCGTGGTCGCCGACTTCATCATGTGGGCCAAGCAGCAGGGCATCGCCGTCGGGCCGGGCCGAGGCTCCGCGGCCGGTTCGCTCGTCTCGTACGCGATGGGCATCACCGACCTCGACCCGGTCGAGCACGGCCTGATCTTCGAGCGGTTCCTCAACCCCGAGCGGGTGTCCATGCCGGACGTCGACATCGACTTCGACGAGCGCCGGCGGGTCGAGGTGATCCGCTATGTGACGGAGAAGTACGGCGCCGACAAGGTGGCCATGATCGGCACCTACGGCACCATCAAGGCCAAGAACGCCATCAAGGACTCGGCGCGGGTGCTGGGCTATCCGTACGCGATGGGCGACCGCATCACCAAGGCCATGCCCGCCGACGTCGGCGGCAAGGGCATCCCGCTGTCCGGCATCACCGACCCGGAACACCCGCGGTACTCCGAGGCGGGCGAGGTGCGGGCGATGTACGAGAACGAGCCGGATGCGCGGAAGGTCATCGACACCGCCAAGGGTGTCGAGGGCCTGGTGCGGCAGATGGGTGTGCACGCCGCCGGCGTGATCATGTCGAGCGAGCCGATCGTGGACCATGTCCCGGTCTGGGTGCGGCACACCGACGGGGTCACGATCACGCAGTGGGACTACCCCACCTGTGAGTCGCTGGGCCTGCTGAAGATGGACTTCCTGGGCCTGCGCAACCTGACCATCATGGACGACGCCGTCACGATGGTGCGCGCCAACAAGGGCGTCGACCTGAAGTTGCTCGATCTGCCGCTGGACGACCGCAGGACCTTCGAGATGCTCGGCGGTGGCCACACCCTCGGTGTGTTCCAGTTCGACGGCAGCGCGATGCGCTCGCTCCTGCGGCTGATGAAACCGAACCAGTTCGAGGACATCACCGCGGTCACCGCCCTGTACCGGCCGGGCCCGATGGGCATGAACTCGCATATCAACTACGCGCTGCGGAAGAACGGGCAGCAGGAGATCACCCCGATCCACCCCGAGCTGGAGGAGCCGCTCAAGGAGGTCCTCGACATCACCTACGGCCTGGTCGTCTACCAGGAGCAGGTGCAGAAGGCCGCCCAGGCCCTCGCGGGCTACTCACTCGGCCAGGCCGACCTGCTGCGCCGTGCCATGGGCAAGAAGAAGCAGGAGGTCCTGGACAAGGAGTTCGTGCCCTTCCGGGACGGCTGCCGGGAGCGCGGCTACTCCGACGAGGCCGTGCAGGCGGTCTGGGACGTCCTGGTGCCCTTCGCGGGCTACGCCTACAACAAGGCGCACGCGGCCGCCTATGCGCTCGTCTCGTACTGGACCGCGTACCTCAAGGCCAACTACCCCGCCCAGTACATGGCGGCGCTGCTCACCTCGGTCCGGGACGACAAGGACAAGTCGGCGGTCTATCTGAACGAGTGCCGTCGCATGGGCATCAAGGTGCTGCCGCCGAACGTCAATGAGTCCGAGGCCAACTTCACCGCTCAGGGTGATGATGTGATCCTCTTCGGTCTCACGGCGGTCCGGAACGTCGGTCAGAACGTGGTGGAGGCGATCATCCGTGGCCGTAAGGCCAAGGGGAAGTACGCCTCGTTCCCGGACTACCTGGACAAGGTCGAGGCGGTGGTGTGCAACAAGCGCACCACGGAATCGCTGATCAAGGCGGGCGCGTTCGACGAGATGGGCCACACCCGTAAGGGGCTCACTGCGCACTACGAGGCGCTGATCGACAATGTGGTCGCGGTCAAGCGCAAGGAGGCCGAGGGGCAGTTCGACCTCTTCGGCGGCATGGCCGGTGACGGCGGGGATGGCGAGGGGCCGGGCTTCGGCCTCGACGTCGAGTTCTCGGACGAGGAGTGGGACAAGCCGTATCTGCTCGCTCAGGAGCGGGAGATGCTCGGTCTGTACGTCTCCGACCACCCGCTCCTCGGCTTGGAGCAGTTGCTGGCCGGCACGGCGGACGCCACGGTCGCGCAGCTCACCGGCGGCGACTTCGCGGACGGCGCGATCGTCACGGTCGGCGGCATCATCTCCGGTCTGCAGCGCAAGATGACCAAGCAGGGCAACGCCTGGGCCATCGCCACCGTGGAGGACCTGGCCGGCTCCATCGAGTGCATGGTCTTCCCGGCCGCCTACCAGCTGGTGTCGGCCCAGCTCGTCGAGGACACGGTCGTCTTCGTCAAGGGCCGCCTCGACAAGCGCGAGGACGTGCCCCGGCTGGTGGCGATGGAGCTGGCGGTCCCCGACCTCAGTGCCCGCCATGCCCCCCTGCGCCTGGAGATGCTCGAAGCGCACGTGACACCGCACTCCGTCCAGCAGCTCAAGGAGATCCTCCAGGCCCATCCGGGACCGACCGAGGTACATCTGCGGGTGCGCGGCCGGACCGGGACCACCGTCTACCGGCTCGGCTACCGTATCGGCATCCGGCCCGAGTTCTGGGCCGATCTCAAGGCCGCGGTGGCCGTCACCCGGGCCACCTGAGCCGGGGCCACCACCAGGGTTCGCACGATCTACACCCGCATTACGCAAGCGACTTGCAATTCTTGCGCTACGCTTGCGTGCATGACGCGACGACTTGCTGAAGTGGCGAAGAAGGTCGGTGTCAGCGAGGCCACGGTCAGCCGGGTACTCAATGGCAAGCCCGGGGTCTCCGAAGCCACCCGGCAGGCGGTGCTGTCCGCGCTGGACGTCCTCGGCTACGAGCGGCCCACCCAGCTGCGGGGCGACCGGGCCCGGCTGGTCGGTCTGGTCCTGCCCGAGCTGCAGAACCCCATCTTCCCGGCGTTCGCCGAGGTCATCGGCGGGGCGCTGGCGCAACTGGGGCTGACTCCGGTGCTGTGCACCCAGACCAAGGGCGGGGTCTCCGAGGCCGATTACGTGGATCTGCTGCTGCAACAGCAGGTCTCCGGCGTGGTGTTCGCGGGCGGGCTGTTCGCACAGGCCGACGCGCCCCACGACCACTACCGGCTGCTCGCCGAGCGCAACATTCCGGTGGTGCTGGTCAACGCGGCGATAGAGCATCTCGGTTTCCCGGGCGTCTCCTGCGACGACGCCGTGGCCGTGGAGCAGGCGTGGCGGCATCTGGCCTCTCTCGGCCACGAGCGGATCGGGCTGGTGCTGGGGCCGAGTGACCATATGCCGTCGGCGCGCAAGCTGGCCGCCGCGCGCGCGGTCGCCGGCCGGCTGCCGGACGAGTTCGTGGCCCGGGCGATCTTCTCGATCGAGGGCGGCCACGCCGCGGCCTCCCGGCTGATCGACCGGGGGGTCACGGGCATCATCTGTGCCAGTGACCCGCTGGCGCTGGGGGCGATACGGGCGGCGCGCCGCAAGGGGTTGGGCGTGCCGTCGCAGGTGTCCGTGGTCGGCTACGACGACTCCGCGTTCATGAACTGCACCGAGCCGCCGCTGACCACCGTCCGCCAGCCCATCGAGGCCATGGGCCGGGCGGCCGTGGAACTGCTGAACGCGCAGATCGGCGGCGCGGCCGTACCGTCCGAGGAGCTGTTGTTCGAGCCGGAGCTGGTGGTGCGCGGCTCCACCGCGCAGCCGCCGCGGGAGTAAAGCGCGGGGCCCGTCGAGATGCGGTCGACAGGGGGTTGGCAGGCGGCCGCAAGGCCGTCGGCAAGCTTAATCCATCTGATCCACAGTCCAGTTGAATAATTACAGAATCTACGCGACATCTTGCGGCCCGTTGTCGACGGTGCTTGAGTGTGCGGCGCACTCACGGTTGTGTGCGCCCCGCTCGCGGCCGTGGGGCTTCCCTGCTCCTGTACAGAGGGGTCCACCCATGAGAAGCACCGGGTTCCGCCGTACGCTCATCGCGCTCAGCGCCTGCTCCCTCGCCCTCACCGCCTGCGGAGGGTCGAACGACGGCTCGGCAGACGGAAAGACGCGTATCACCGTCAACTGCATGCCGCCCAAGAGCGCCAAGGTCGACCGCCAGTTCTTCGAGGAGGACATCGCCTCCTTCGAGAAGCAGAACCCGGACATCGACGTCGTCGCGCATGACGCGTTCCCCTGCCAGGACCCGAAGACCTTCGACGCCAAGCTGGCCGGCGGCCAGATGGAGAACGTCTTCTACACGTACTTCACCGACGCCCGGCATGTCGTCGACATCAACCAGGCGGCCGATCTCACCCCGTACGTCAAGGAGTTGAAGAGCTACCCCACCCTCCAGAAGCAGCTGCGCGACATCTACACGGTCGACGGCAAGGTCTACGGCATCCCGCGCACCGGCTACTCGATGGGCCTGATCTACAACCGCAAGCTCTTCGAGAAGGCCGGACTCGACCCCGACAAGCCGCCGATGACCTGGGAAGAGGTCCGCGCCGACGCCAAGAAGATCGCCGCGCTGGGCAATGGCACCGTCGGCTACGCGGACTACAGCGCACAGAACCAGGGCGGCTGGCACTTCACGGCGGAGCTCTACGCACAGGGCGGCGACGTCGTCAGCGCCGACGGCAAGAAGGCCACCATCGACACCCCCGAGGCGCGCGCCGTCCTGCGGAATCTGCACGACATGCGCTGGGTGGACGACTCGATGGGCAGCAAGCAGCTCCTCGTCATCAACGACGCCCAGCAGATGATGGGCTCGGGCAAGCTGGGCATGTACCTCGCCGCGCCCGACAACATCCCGATCCTGGTGAAGGAGAAGGGCGGCAACTACAAGGACCTCGCCATCGCCCCCATGCCCGGCGGCAAGGGCACGCTCATCGGCGGCGACGGCTATATGTTCCAGAAGAAGGACACGCCCGCCCAGATCCGGGCCGGGCTCAAGTGGCTCGACCACATGTTCCTGACCCCGGGCAAGGGCTTCCTCGGCGACTACGTCCGCGCCAAGAAGAACGACGCCCCGGTGGGCCTGCCCGAGCCGCGGCTGTTCACCGGCGCCGCCGACGCCAAGGACCAGCAGGTCAAGAAGGCCAACGCCAATGTCCCCGTGGACAACTATCAGACCTTCCTGGACGGCAATCAGAAGCTGCGGATGAAGATCGAGCCGCCGCACGCCCAGCAGATCTACTCCGTCCTCGACGGAGCCGTCTCCGCCGTCCTGACCAAGAAGGACGCCGACATCGACCAGCTCATCGAGGACGCCTCCGGAAAGATCGACAGCATCCTGGCCCGGGGCTGACCCGATGACCAAGACGGCTGCGCGGCCGCCCGCCGAGGCGATCGCCGTCCACCCAGTGCAGGCGCCGCCCCCGGCGGGGGGTCGGGGGCGGCGCCGCCTCGCCGACCAGGCCCGGGCCTACGGCTTCCTCCTCGGCGGTCTCGTCTGCTTCGCGCTGTTCTCCTGGTATCCGGCGATCCGCGCGGTCGTGATCGCCTTCCAGAAGTACACGCCCGGCTCGTCCCCGAATGGGTCGGCACCGCCAACTTCACCCGGGTCCTGCACGATCCGGAGTTCACCGCGGCGTGGCGGAACACCCTCACCTTCACGCTGCTGGCGCTGGTCATCGGCTTCGCGATCCCGTTCCTGCTCGCCCTCGTCCTCAATGAACTCCGGCACGCCAAGGCGTT contains:
- a CDS encoding LysR family transcriptional regulator: MDLKAVRTFVAVADAGQFQEAAAELSITQQAVSKRIAALEKELGVRLFTRTARGARLTIDGQAFLPHARELLRAEERAAASVCPGRRALRVDVIGRRLAPADLLRGFHRAHPEVELDVVTLFDADAAITAVRTGTIDASFRAVTVPARRLPGGIEATRVHDEPIQLLTGPSHQLAAVREVTPAELAGHRIWMPGIVPGTEWAAYYDDLAAAFGITIDAIGPYFGPEPLLDTIADSSTLATFVGERTRLVWPADYGLRRIAVRHPTPVYPHALIWHRDNPHPALSALRDHLASAPPGHRDTDAWTPKWAW
- a CDS encoding MFS transporter translates to MGARRKLGRQFGWLWAAYAVSAFGTWLAFDAFPMIAIMVLHAGAAQVSLLAAAGLAVGAAVAVPLGPWMEFRRKRPVMITMDVVRFAALMTVPVLFLLGRLTFVQLVVVSVVVSAADIAFTAASGAALKALVPREDLLVANARFESTSWTATMLGPQIGGAAIGLFGPVMAVAANAVSFLLSAAGIRAIGGTEPLPERAGPPPRLRAGELLEGWRCILTHPALRPLFFNQVLVGGLIMATAPLLAVLMLGSLGFAPWQYAMAFTLPCVGGLIGSRLAPRLAARFGRHRVMLISGALRACWLPGLAFVRPGTAGLVLVMAVELGLICCMGVFTPLYATYRLDRTPADRVARTLSAWSVSSKATIAILTALWGLLAAVTGPRIAIATAGVLSLATPLLLPRHEHDAPRPAPSRNRRRATPDSESA
- a CDS encoding TetR/AcrR family transcriptional regulator, yielding MGHREQLMAGAKRCLEERGFARTTSRDIAAAANAPLGTINYHYGSKERLLNAALLESLDEWSEQVRSGSAEAAPASEAGARVESMWARIIESETTDRPLLVASAEALAQAERSAEVRQQLAEAFERSRTALAADLHGIEDAEEGEVARAVGSVHMALIAGLTQQWLVDPERAPSAREVATGLRRIAQALESDA
- the dnaE gene encoding DNA polymerase III subunit alpha, which gives rise to MTPPFTHLHVHTQYSLLDGAARLKDLFAACQEMGMSHLALTDHGNLHGAYDFFQQATAAGVTPIIGIEAYVAPESRRTKRKIQWGQPHQKRDDVSGSGGYTHKTIWAADATGLHHLFRLSSDAYAHGWLQKWPRMDKEVIAEHAEGLIASTGCPSGELQTRLRLGQFDEALKAASEYQDIFGKDRYFLELMDHGIEIERRVRDGLLEIGRKLGIPPLVTNDSHYTYADEATAHDALLCIQTGKSLSDLDRFRFDGTGYYLKSAAEMYAIDTSDAWQEGCHNTLLVAEQIDTTGMFDKRDLMPRFDVPDGHTEVTWFREEVRRGMARRYPGGVPEDRQKLAAYEMDVIIQMGFPGYFLVVADFIMWAKQQGIAVGPGRGSAAGSLVSYAMGITDLDPVEHGLIFERFLNPERVSMPDVDIDFDERRRVEVIRYVTEKYGADKVAMIGTYGTIKAKNAIKDSARVLGYPYAMGDRITKAMPADVGGKGIPLSGITDPEHPRYSEAGEVRAMYENEPDARKVIDTAKGVEGLVRQMGVHAAGVIMSSEPIVDHVPVWVRHTDGVTITQWDYPTCESLGLLKMDFLGLRNLTIMDDAVTMVRANKGVDLKLLDLPLDDRRTFEMLGGGHTLGVFQFDGSAMRSLLRLMKPNQFEDITAVTALYRPGPMGMNSHINYALRKNGQQEITPIHPELEEPLKEVLDITYGLVVYQEQVQKAAQALAGYSLGQADLLRRAMGKKKQEVLDKEFVPFRDGCRERGYSDEAVQAVWDVLVPFAGYAYNKAHAAAYALVSYWTAYLKANYPAQYMAALLTSVRDDKDKSAVYLNECRRMGIKVLPPNVNESEANFTAQGDDVILFGLTAVRNVGQNVVEAIIRGRKAKGKYASFPDYLDKVEAVVCNKRTTESLIKAGAFDEMGHTRKGLTAHYEALIDNVVAVKRKEAEGQFDLFGGMAGDGGDGEGPGFGLDVEFSDEEWDKPYLLAQEREMLGLYVSDHPLLGLEQLLAGTADATVAQLTGGDFADGAIVTVGGIISGLQRKMTKQGNAWAIATVEDLAGSIECMVFPAAYQLVSAQLVEDTVVFVKGRLDKREDVPRLVAMELAVPDLSARHAPLRLEMLEAHVTPHSVQQLKEILQAHPGPTEVHLRVRGRTGTTVYRLGYRIGIRPEFWADLKAAVAVTRAT
- a CDS encoding LacI family DNA-binding transcriptional regulator, with amino-acid sequence MTRRLAEVAKKVGVSEATVSRVLNGKPGVSEATRQAVLSALDVLGYERPTQLRGDRARLVGLVLPELQNPIFPAFAEVIGGALAQLGLTPVLCTQTKGGVSEADYVDLLLQQQVSGVVFAGGLFAQADAPHDHYRLLAERNIPVVLVNAAIEHLGFPGVSCDDAVAVEQAWRHLASLGHERIGLVLGPSDHMPSARKLAAARAVAGRLPDEFVARAIFSIEGGHAAASRLIDRGVTGIICASDPLALGAIRAARRKGLGVPSQVSVVGYDDSAFMNCTEPPLTTVRQPIEAMGRAAVELLNAQIGGAAVPSEELLFEPELVVRGSTAQPPRE
- a CDS encoding ABC transporter substrate-binding protein, translated to MRSTGFRRTLIALSACSLALTACGGSNDGSADGKTRITVNCMPPKSAKVDRQFFEEDIASFEKQNPDIDVVAHDAFPCQDPKTFDAKLAGGQMENVFYTYFTDARHVVDINQAADLTPYVKELKSYPTLQKQLRDIYTVDGKVYGIPRTGYSMGLIYNRKLFEKAGLDPDKPPMTWEEVRADAKKIAALGNGTVGYADYSAQNQGGWHFTAELYAQGGDVVSADGKKATIDTPEARAVLRNLHDMRWVDDSMGSKQLLVINDAQQMMGSGKLGMYLAAPDNIPILVKEKGGNYKDLAIAPMPGGKGTLIGGDGYMFQKKDTPAQIRAGLKWLDHMFLTPGKGFLGDYVRAKKNDAPVGLPEPRLFTGAADAKDQQVKKANANVPVDNYQTFLDGNQKLRMKIEPPHAQQIYSVLDGAVSAVLTKKDADIDQLIEDASGKIDSILARG